The Lagopus muta isolate bLagMut1 chromosome 4, bLagMut1 primary, whole genome shotgun sequence genome has a window encoding:
- the RAB11FIP5 gene encoding rab11 family-interacting protein 5 isoform X5 yields the protein MALLRAAALPADGPPAWLPTHVQVTVVRARGLRCKGGGGGGKAGSSDAYTIIQLGREKYCTSVAEKSGGCPEWKEECAFELPPTEPGAEAALLLTVMHRALVGMDRFLGMARVPLRAAGLQGRAAEERWHKLHSKPGKKEKERGEIQVSIQFTRNNLTASMFDLSMKDKPRSPFGKLKDKMKGKKKYDLESASAIIPSSVGALDMEDDYDVGGKKSKVKGFFLKNKLRKSSLTQSNTSLGSDSTVSSASLGMATSGPEVTRSPSRHSSLSTERSVKDFLPSPKLTHKRAFSDDVSQVSPVLEPKAIHSLKPKTDPVSRSSLCINGSHVYSDEPTLRSPVPTPQGSTPLPVPKRPEEGFGFIPIHADPHEVPWGAGSLERTQQRDEMRFIPSPPSLVLQEELKVSTKAVTLSNHLGRARMEENSRLENKPTQVATPMVFSAEVTKEKQPEEMRKEEKKTKGGLFHKSDAGSRGQGEKTGASHGPAAAGDDRSKAGGWFGSKEPKDSPQKPSLEVSPQVETSSDAPSHFPSRSPARFPAAAVAHLARMLSPNLPPATGDSQPGCLSPTNPFLNSLQSNPFFEDLLADQVLNSPSPTHFFSSFPSEPHASTEVAGSLCSSEDCSPSASLRLKDPEGESPAKSVGVPVPETTPPSHADPPPPDEEPAASPPPLSEWDETFDAFATSRLRPDPKKEDFFASVAAEGMAFIDDPDAASPTEHSAEPDPEEGTKGFEKAEPQISSEMPSALRSWTNFSGLDVGANLVSTTQEATVIEDVLSPVSAGSAARRRKSSTPMVWAASLSSGNPGEKEASTLLGADNCAGEEQDSNEEETSSVGENGWMTIATETAPDPSESTQSIGQGSVFGQRPFHGEGTFETKSTPHVLPRSTFSSENTAETISGSNVAAVPPRVLQDMAAGCFPMAPGVGKELQDDGGEMFDIRSSVYRLQASMRLEAGEGHVKMGSDAVLTMWTGVRGKEEVMPPPKPPRWFAAVCGRGEDENNASDATARQRGGEEQQEGEEGLEQPRSHPSGDTAVPAPHTAVREDAADVEAGGDASLGEEPPEMNGTDGAEHFETCPSRFSVDELTPSGAAGSWSQPALSPVSQLSLSAEPSIAPEQEECPEELGVSPRPDSGQPETFWTALEEQEALGRPHSPHPVKPISAAVQEVSSEKKQQNKSSLTTALSNGLEKLKTVTTGSIQPVAPSSHLEKTDPKKVKDPNVLDQSAKYYHLTHDELIQLLLQREKELSKKEEHIQELENYIDQLLVRIMEQSPTLLQIPLGEAKTK from the exons gTGGCACAAGCTGCACTCCAAGCCCGGCAAGAAGGAGAAGGAACGTGGTGAGATCCAGGTGAGCATCCAGTTCACACGCAACAACCTCACGGCCAGCATGTTCGACCTGTCCATGAAGGACAAACCGCGGTCACCCTTCGGCAAGCTGAAGGACAAGATGAAGGGCAAGAAGAAGTACGACCTGGAGTCGGCCTCTGCCATCATCCCCAGCAGCGTGGGCGCGCTCGACATGGAGGACGATTACGACGTCGGCGGCAAGAAGTCCAAAGTGAAGGGCTTCTTCCTGAAGAACAAGCTGCGCAAGTCGTCCCTAACGCAGTCCAACACCTCGCTGGGATCCGACAGCACTGTTTCATCAGCCAGCCTGGGCATGGCCACCAGCGGCCCTGAGGTAACCAGGTCCCCCAGCAGACACAGCAGTCTGTCCACGGAGCGCTCCG TGAAGGACTTTTTACCTTCTCCGAAGCTGACCCACAAGAGAGCATTCAGTGACGACGTCTCCCAGGTCAGCCCTGTCCTGGAGCCAAAAGCAATCCACAGCCTGAAGCCAAAGACAGATCCCGTGTCCCGCTCCTCCCTCTGCATCAATGGGAGCCACGTGTACAGTGATGAGCCCACCCTGAGGAGCCCCGTGCCCACCCCGCAGGGCTCCACTCCGCTGCCTGTCCCCAAAAGGCCAGAGGAGGGTTTTGGCTTCATCCCGATCCACGCTGACCCCCACGAGGTGCCCTGGGGGGCCGGCAGCTTGGAGAGGACGCAGCAAAGGGACGAGATGAGATTCatcccctctcctcccagcttggtTTTGCAGGAAGAGCTCAAGGTGTCCACCAAAGCCGTGACCCTCAGCAACCACCTGGGCAGAGCcaggatggaagaaaacagCCGCCTGGAGAACAAGCCGACCCAGGTGGCAACACCCATGGTCTTCTCTGCAGAGGTGACGAAGGAGAAGCAACCCgaggaaatgaggaaagaagagaagaaaaccaaGGGCGGGCTGTTCCACAAGAGTGATGCGGGGAGCAGGGGCCAGGGGGAGAAAACCGGAGCCTCGCATGGCCCTGCAGCAGCGGGAGATGACAGGAGCAAGGCTGGAGGCTGGTTTGGTTCCAAGGAGCCCAAAGACTCCCCCCAGAAACCCAG CCTGGAAGTGTCTCCTCAGGTAGAAACCAGCTCAGATGCtccttctcattttccttcccGCTCCCCTGCCCggttccctgctgctgctgtagccCATCTTGCTCGCATGCTGAGCCCTAACCTCCCTCCTGCTACCGGAGACAGTCAGCCCGGATGCTTGTCCCCTACCAACCCATTCCTCAACTCCCTGCAGAGCAATCCCTTCTTTGAGGACCTCCTTGCTGACCAGGTACTAAATTCTCCTTCACCTACTCACTTTTTCTCTAGTTTCCCGTCTGAACCGCATGCTTCAACAGAGGTCGCTGGGAGCTTGTGTTCCTCTGAGGATTGCAGTCCCTCTGCCTCCCTAAGACTTAAAGATCCGGAGGGAGAATCTCCAGCCAAAAGCGTTGGTGTCCCCGTGCCCGAAACCACTCCTCCGTCCCATGCAGACCCTCCTCCTCCAGATGAGGAACCCGCcgcctctcctcctcccctctcaGAGTGGGATGAGACCTTCGATGCCTTTGCCACCAGCAGGCTCAGACCAGACCCGAAAAAGGAGGACTTCTTTGCTTCGGTGGCGGCGGAGGGCATGGCTTTCATCGACGATCCCGATGCCGCCAGCCCCACGGAACACTCAGCTGAACCAGATCCCGAGGAGGGGACAAAGGGCTTTGAAAAGGCCGAGCCGCAAATCAGCAGCGAAATGCCCTCAGCGCTGCGGTCTTGGACGAATTTCTCTGGTTTGGATGTTGGGGCAAACCTGGTGAGCACAACCCAGGAAGCGACTGTGATAGAGGATGTGCTGAGCCCCGTGTCCGCAGGGTCGGCAGcgaggaggaggaaaagcagcacgCCGATGGTTTGGGCCGCCTCGCTGTCGTCTGGAAATccaggggaaaaggaggcttCCACCCTGCTGGGTGCTGATAATTGTGCTGGGGAGGAACAGGACAGTAATGAGGAGGAAACCTCGAGTGTAGGGGAGAATGGCTGGATGACCATTGCCACCGAAACTGCGCCCGATCCTTCTGAGAGCACCCAGAGCATTGGCCAGGGCAGCGTGTTTGGGCAGCGGCCCTTCCACGGCGAGGGCACCTTTGAAACAAAAAGTACTCCTCATGTCCTTCCCCGAAGCACCTTCAGCTCTGAGAACACAGCAGAAACAATATCGGGCAGCAATGTGGCTGCTGTACCCCCACGGGTACTGCAGGACATGGCAGCAGGGTGCTTCCCCATGGCTCCGGGCgtggggaaggagctgcaggatgATGGCGGGGAGATGTTTGACATCAGGAGCTCGGTGTACCGGCTGCAGGCCAGCATGCGGTTGGAAGCTGGCGAGGGCCACGTGAAGATGGGCTCTGATGCTGTCCTCACAATGTGGACGGGTGTGCGAGGGAAGGAGGAGGTCATGCCACCTCCCAAACCTCCGCGGTGGTTTGCGGCCGTGTGTGGCAGAGGGGAGGATGAGAACAATGCTAGTGACGCAACGGCAAGGCAGCGAGGtggggaggagcagcaggaaggtgagGAGGGCCTGGAGCAACCACGGAGCCATCCGAGCGGTGACACAGCTGTCCCTGCACCTCACACAGCTGTGCGTGAGGATGCTGCTGACGTGGAGGCCGGAGGGGACGCTTCTTTGGGAGAAGAGCCACCGGAGATGAATGGGACAGATGGGGCTGAACACTTTGAGACCTGCCCCTCCAGGTTCTCCGTAGACGAGCTCACCCCAtcaggtgctgcagggagctggagtCAGCCGGCTTTGTCTCCTGTGTCACAGCTCAGCCTCAGCGCAGAGCCATCAATAGCCCCAGAGCAGGAGGAATGCCCTGAGGAGCTTGGTGTGTCACCCAGGCCAGACTCAGGCCAACCCGAGACCTTCTGGACGGCactggaggagcaggaggcatTGGGCCGCCCGCACAG TCCTCACCCGGTGAAACccatcagtgctgcagtgcaggaggtCTCCAGtgagaagaagcagcagaacaaatccAGCCTGACCACAGCGCTGAGCAATGGCCTGGAGAAGCTGAAAACAGTCACCACGGGCAGCATTCAGCCTGTGGCCCCCTCATCACACCTGGAGAAAACAGACCCAAAGAAGGTAAAG GATCCCAACGTGTTGGACCAATCAGCCAAGTATTATCATTTGACCCACGATGAACTCATCCAGCTCCTActgcagagagagaaggagctGAGTAAGAAGGAGGAGCACATCCAGGAACTGGAGAACTACATTGACCAGCTGCTGGTGCGCATCATGGAGCAGTCTCCCACGCTCCTCCAGATCCCACTGGGGGAAGCCAAGACCAAGTAA
- the RAB11FIP5 gene encoding rab11 family-interacting protein 5 isoform X3 has protein sequence MALLRAAALPADGPPAWLPTHVQVTVVRARGLRCKGGGGGGKAGSSDAYTIIQLGREKYCTSVAEKSGGCPEWKEECAFELPPTEPGAEAALLLTVMHRALVGMDRFLGMARVPLRAAGLQGRAAEERWHKLHSKPGKKEKERGEIQVSIQFTRNNLTASMFDLSMKDKPRSPFGKLKDKMKGKKKYDLESASAIIPSSVGALDMEDDYDVGGKKSKVKGFFLKNKLRKSSLTQSNTSLGSDSTVSSASLGMATSGPEVTRSPSRHSSLSTERSVKDFLPSPKLTHKRAFSDDVSQVSPVLEPKAIHSLKPKTDPVSRSSLCINGSHVYSDEPTLRSPVPTPQGSTPLPVPKRPEEGFGFIPIHADPHEVPWGAGSLERTQQRDEMRFIPSPPSLVLQEELKVSTKAVTLSNHLGRARMEENSRLENKPTQVATPMVFSAEVTKEKQPEEMRKEEKKTKGGLFHKSDAGSRGQGEKTGASHGPAAAGDDRSKAGGWFGSKEPKDSPQKPSFPSEPHASTEVAGSLCSSEDCSPSASLRLKDPEGESPAKSVGVPVPETTPPSHADPPPPDEEPAASPPPLSEWDETFDAFATSRLRPDPKKEDFFASVAAEGMAFIDDPDAASPTEHSAEPDPEEGTKGFEKAEPQISSEMPSALRSWTNFSGLDVGANLVSTTQEATVIEDVLSPVSAGSAARRRKSSTPMVWAASLSSGNPGEKEASTLLGADNCAGEEQDSNEEETSSVGENGWMTIATETAPDPSESTQSIGQGSVFGQRPFHGEGTFETKSTPHVLPRSTFSSENTAETISGSNVAAVPPRVLQDMAAGCFPMAPGVGKELQDDGGEMFDIRSSVYRLQASMRLEAGEGHVKMGSDAVLTMWTGVRGKEEVMPPPKPPRWFAAVCGRGEDENNASDATARQRGGEEQQEGEEGLEQPRSHPSGDTAVPAPHTAVREDAADVEAGGDASLGEEPPEMNGTDGAEHFETCPSRFSVDELTPSGAAGSWSQPALSPVSQLSLSAEPSIAPEQEECPEELGVSPRPDSGQPETFWTALEEQEALGRPHRLAPEQDQGEGPAVGCPHRAEQGWPPAGIDFKKAEFWKPDRTEERSEHDAASPGNPFALAVSPIAPANPFVEKPASTLPVQAVLPERFAQGFSSPQLHGEALQQGFQPTNPPGDPLGNPSLHDSQPLAFSTPFPVAVTNPEQFDFPSPAVTSHAAAQPCPLPQSGDTQASALVVLPRETQPAEKPFFQQTTSPHPVKPISAAVQEVSSEKKQQNKSSLTTALSNGLEKLKTVTTGSIQPVAPSSHLEKTDPKKVKDPNVLDQSAKYYHLTHDELIQLLLQREKELSKKEEHIQELENYIDQLLVRIMEQSPTLLQIPLGEAKTK, from the exons gTGGCACAAGCTGCACTCCAAGCCCGGCAAGAAGGAGAAGGAACGTGGTGAGATCCAGGTGAGCATCCAGTTCACACGCAACAACCTCACGGCCAGCATGTTCGACCTGTCCATGAAGGACAAACCGCGGTCACCCTTCGGCAAGCTGAAGGACAAGATGAAGGGCAAGAAGAAGTACGACCTGGAGTCGGCCTCTGCCATCATCCCCAGCAGCGTGGGCGCGCTCGACATGGAGGACGATTACGACGTCGGCGGCAAGAAGTCCAAAGTGAAGGGCTTCTTCCTGAAGAACAAGCTGCGCAAGTCGTCCCTAACGCAGTCCAACACCTCGCTGGGATCCGACAGCACTGTTTCATCAGCCAGCCTGGGCATGGCCACCAGCGGCCCTGAGGTAACCAGGTCCCCCAGCAGACACAGCAGTCTGTCCACGGAGCGCTCCG TGAAGGACTTTTTACCTTCTCCGAAGCTGACCCACAAGAGAGCATTCAGTGACGACGTCTCCCAGGTCAGCCCTGTCCTGGAGCCAAAAGCAATCCACAGCCTGAAGCCAAAGACAGATCCCGTGTCCCGCTCCTCCCTCTGCATCAATGGGAGCCACGTGTACAGTGATGAGCCCACCCTGAGGAGCCCCGTGCCCACCCCGCAGGGCTCCACTCCGCTGCCTGTCCCCAAAAGGCCAGAGGAGGGTTTTGGCTTCATCCCGATCCACGCTGACCCCCACGAGGTGCCCTGGGGGGCCGGCAGCTTGGAGAGGACGCAGCAAAGGGACGAGATGAGATTCatcccctctcctcccagcttggtTTTGCAGGAAGAGCTCAAGGTGTCCACCAAAGCCGTGACCCTCAGCAACCACCTGGGCAGAGCcaggatggaagaaaacagCCGCCTGGAGAACAAGCCGACCCAGGTGGCAACACCCATGGTCTTCTCTGCAGAGGTGACGAAGGAGAAGCAACCCgaggaaatgaggaaagaagagaagaaaaccaaGGGCGGGCTGTTCCACAAGAGTGATGCGGGGAGCAGGGGCCAGGGGGAGAAAACCGGAGCCTCGCATGGCCCTGCAGCAGCGGGAGATGACAGGAGCAAGGCTGGAGGCTGGTTTGGTTCCAAGGAGCCCAAAGACTCCCCCCAGAAACCCAG TTTCCCGTCTGAACCGCATGCTTCAACAGAGGTCGCTGGGAGCTTGTGTTCCTCTGAGGATTGCAGTCCCTCTGCCTCCCTAAGACTTAAAGATCCGGAGGGAGAATCTCCAGCCAAAAGCGTTGGTGTCCCCGTGCCCGAAACCACTCCTCCGTCCCATGCAGACCCTCCTCCTCCAGATGAGGAACCCGCcgcctctcctcctcccctctcaGAGTGGGATGAGACCTTCGATGCCTTTGCCACCAGCAGGCTCAGACCAGACCCGAAAAAGGAGGACTTCTTTGCTTCGGTGGCGGCGGAGGGCATGGCTTTCATCGACGATCCCGATGCCGCCAGCCCCACGGAACACTCAGCTGAACCAGATCCCGAGGAGGGGACAAAGGGCTTTGAAAAGGCCGAGCCGCAAATCAGCAGCGAAATGCCCTCAGCGCTGCGGTCTTGGACGAATTTCTCTGGTTTGGATGTTGGGGCAAACCTGGTGAGCACAACCCAGGAAGCGACTGTGATAGAGGATGTGCTGAGCCCCGTGTCCGCAGGGTCGGCAGcgaggaggaggaaaagcagcacgCCGATGGTTTGGGCCGCCTCGCTGTCGTCTGGAAATccaggggaaaaggaggcttCCACCCTGCTGGGTGCTGATAATTGTGCTGGGGAGGAACAGGACAGTAATGAGGAGGAAACCTCGAGTGTAGGGGAGAATGGCTGGATGACCATTGCCACCGAAACTGCGCCCGATCCTTCTGAGAGCACCCAGAGCATTGGCCAGGGCAGCGTGTTTGGGCAGCGGCCCTTCCACGGCGAGGGCACCTTTGAAACAAAAAGTACTCCTCATGTCCTTCCCCGAAGCACCTTCAGCTCTGAGAACACAGCAGAAACAATATCGGGCAGCAATGTGGCTGCTGTACCCCCACGGGTACTGCAGGACATGGCAGCAGGGTGCTTCCCCATGGCTCCGGGCgtggggaaggagctgcaggatgATGGCGGGGAGATGTTTGACATCAGGAGCTCGGTGTACCGGCTGCAGGCCAGCATGCGGTTGGAAGCTGGCGAGGGCCACGTGAAGATGGGCTCTGATGCTGTCCTCACAATGTGGACGGGTGTGCGAGGGAAGGAGGAGGTCATGCCACCTCCCAAACCTCCGCGGTGGTTTGCGGCCGTGTGTGGCAGAGGGGAGGATGAGAACAATGCTAGTGACGCAACGGCAAGGCAGCGAGGtggggaggagcagcaggaaggtgagGAGGGCCTGGAGCAACCACGGAGCCATCCGAGCGGTGACACAGCTGTCCCTGCACCTCACACAGCTGTGCGTGAGGATGCTGCTGACGTGGAGGCCGGAGGGGACGCTTCTTTGGGAGAAGAGCCACCGGAGATGAATGGGACAGATGGGGCTGAACACTTTGAGACCTGCCCCTCCAGGTTCTCCGTAGACGAGCTCACCCCAtcaggtgctgcagggagctggagtCAGCCGGCTTTGTCTCCTGTGTCACAGCTCAGCCTCAGCGCAGAGCCATCAATAGCCCCAGAGCAGGAGGAATGCCCTGAGGAGCTTGGTGTGTCACCCAGGCCAGACTCAGGCCAACCCGAGACCTTCTGGACGGCactggaggagcaggaggcatTGGGCCGCCCGCACAGGTTAGCGCCGGAGCAGGACCAGGGTGAGGGGCCGGCGGTGGGCTGTCCCCATcgggcagagcagggctggccGCCTGCAGGGATAGACTTCAAGAAGGCGGAATTCTGGAAGCCAGATAGAACGGAGGAGAGGAGCGAGCACGATGCTGCAAGCCCAGGCAATCCCTTTGCTCTGGCAGTCAGCCCTATTGCCCCCGCAAATCCCTTTGTGGAAAAGCCAGCAAGCACCCTTCCCgtccaggctgtgctgcctgaaAGGTTCGCTCAGGGCTTCAGCTCCCCCCAGCTCCATGGGGAAGCCCTTCAACAAGGCTTCCAGCCCACTAACCCCCCAGGGGACCCGCTAGGCAATCCTTCCCTGCATGACAGCCAGCCCTTGGCCTTCTCCACCCCTTTCCCCGTGGCTGTGACTAACCCCGAGCAGTTTGATTTCCCCTCCCCTGCCGTGACCAGccatgctgcagcccagccctgccctttGCCGCAGTCCGGTGACACACAAGCTTCAGCACTCGTGGTTTTGCCCAGGGAGACACAGCCAGCTGAGAAGCCCTTTTTCCAGCAGACGACCAG TCCTCACCCGGTGAAACccatcagtgctgcagtgcaggaggtCTCCAGtgagaagaagcagcagaacaaatccAGCCTGACCACAGCGCTGAGCAATGGCCTGGAGAAGCTGAAAACAGTCACCACGGGCAGCATTCAGCCTGTGGCCCCCTCATCACACCTGGAGAAAACAGACCCAAAGAAGGTAAAG GATCCCAACGTGTTGGACCAATCAGCCAAGTATTATCATTTGACCCACGATGAACTCATCCAGCTCCTActgcagagagagaaggagctGAGTAAGAAGGAGGAGCACATCCAGGAACTGGAGAACTACATTGACCAGCTGCTGGTGCGCATCATGGAGCAGTCTCCCACGCTCCTCCAGATCCCACTGGGGGAAGCCAAGACCAAGTAA